The proteins below come from a single uncultured delta proteobacterium genomic window:
- a CDS encoding putative Thioesterase superfamily protein (Evidence 3 : Function proposed based on presence of conserved amino acid motif, structural feature or limited homology), translated as MSNSVLQQLPGSPGCVICDNNASNPRSLRLKILWNADDKTVAIPCVPDESWCGYSSIVHGGVIASVLDEAMAWVVKEVTGDWAFTAEYTIRFKAALVPDRQYTAVASVEEIFSRKILVAARFVDADGKVAAEARATFIPVKGRASPRSSDAV; from the coding sequence ATGAGCAATTCTGTTTTGCAACAACTTCCCGGCTCTCCGGGCTGCGTCATCTGCGACAACAACGCCTCCAACCCCCGGTCGCTGCGGCTGAAAATATTATGGAACGCGGATGACAAAACCGTGGCAATCCCCTGCGTCCCGGATGAATCCTGGTGCGGGTACAGCAGCATCGTCCACGGCGGGGTCATTGCCTCGGTCCTGGATGAAGCCATGGCCTGGGTCGTCAAAGAGGTTACCGGCGACTGGGCGTTCACGGCGGAGTATACCATACGCTTCAAGGCCGCGCTCGTTCCGGACAGGCAATACACCGCCGTCGCGTCGGTGGAGGAAATTTTTTCGCGCAAGATCCTTGTGGCGGCGCGGTTCGTAGACGCGGACGGCAAAGTGGCCGCCGAGGCGCGCGCCACGTTTATCCCGGTAAAGGGACGCGCCAGCCCGCGAAGCTCGGACGCGGTCTAG
- a CDS encoding BioY protein, translating to MSQKEPLPHDAQSSLRSIHTIVWIALMAALTAVGAMVSIPVVPFSPVPISLQTMFVLLAGLILGPRGGAFAMLLYLAAGCLGLPVFTGGKAGLAAFLGPTGGFLFGFVPAAILCGFAKSTPVKPYWILLLYCAAATAVTLALGTAQLAVLLKISVGKALAVGVIPFLPGAALKCFGAAYIYRFLAVRRLIPA from the coding sequence ATGAGCCAAAAAGAACCGTTGCCGCACGACGCCCAATCCTCGTTACGATCGATCCACACCATTGTCTGGATTGCGCTGATGGCCGCGCTTACCGCCGTCGGGGCCATGGTTTCCATTCCCGTGGTTCCGTTCAGCCCGGTTCCCATCTCCCTGCAGACCATGTTCGTGCTCCTGGCCGGTCTGATCCTCGGCCCTAGGGGCGGCGCTTTCGCCATGTTGCTGTATCTTGCCGCCGGTTGCCTCGGCCTGCCCGTCTTCACGGGCGGCAAGGCGGGCCTTGCCGCGTTTCTCGGCCCCACGGGCGGGTTCCTCTTCGGGTTTGTCCCGGCCGCCATCCTCTGCGGCTTTGCCAAAAGCACACCGGTAAAACCGTACTGGATTCTGCTCCTCTACTGCGCCGCCGCGACGGCCGTCACCCTTGCGCTCGGCACCGCGCAACTCGCCGTTCTTTTGAAAATATCGGTGGGCAAAGCCCTGGCCGTGGGCGTTATCCCCTTTCTGCCGGGCGCGGCGCTCAAATGTTTCGGCGCGGCCTATATTTACCGTTTTCTCGCCGTCCGGAGGCTGATTCCCGCATGA
- a CDS encoding exported hypothetical protein (Evidence 5 : No homology to any previously reported sequences), translating to MSTKKKTVSLANTPVQRALAKAKRSTLIILFAVGIAAGFVYKAYFQDKPGDATPPAAATAQP from the coding sequence ATGAGCACGAAAAAAAAGACCGTATCCTTAGCCAATACCCCGGTGCAGCGCGCGCTGGCAAAGGCGAAACGCTCCACCCTCATCATCCTCTTCGCCGTGGGCATCGCGGCGGGGTTCGTGTACAAAGCCTATTTCCAGGACAAACCCGGAGACGCCACGCCTCCGGCGGCTGCAACCGCGCAACCTTAA
- a CDS encoding membrane hypothetical protein (Evidence 5 : No homology to any previously reported sequences), with amino-acid sequence MAFSRPFSERLARRVRSGLVRLDTRALVAFVSVAGVLAWVMPWPVTAFFFAAACVIALTAVVELRDGRAALAAYGIFVLIWTVSQLMLYLFEHPGEFGAANVQAALLGGRLFTLLGLALAVPLAATPLTLGRTLTWYLGWLVGAEKWVCGTLLRGKVRPVLAEGVWRAALALSLMMAFFPRSLRAMKELRRSMLMRAPRLRLHKRMALMGLALIRVVSSQTWDMTLAIASRNVYRPEPWEWPKHS; translated from the coding sequence ATGGCTTTTTCGCGTCCATTTTCCGAGCGGCTCGCGCGCCGCGTCCGTTCCGGGCTGGTCCGGCTCGACACGCGCGCGCTGGTCGCGTTCGTTTCCGTCGCGGGCGTTCTGGCCTGGGTCATGCCCTGGCCGGTGACGGCCTTCTTTTTCGCGGCGGCCTGCGTTATCGCGCTGACCGCCGTTGTGGAACTGCGCGACGGCAGAGCCGCACTCGCGGCGTATGGGATTTTTGTCCTGATCTGGACCGTGTCGCAGCTGATGCTCTATCTTTTCGAGCACCCCGGCGAATTCGGCGCGGCCAATGTGCAGGCCGCGCTGCTGGGGGGAAGGCTCTTCACCCTGCTCGGGCTCGCGCTTGCCGTGCCGCTTGCCGCCACCCCGCTCACCCTGGGGCGGACGCTTACCTGGTACCTCGGCTGGCTGGTGGGCGCGGAAAAATGGGTCTGCGGCACGCTCCTGCGCGGCAAGGTCAGGCCCGTTCTGGCGGAGGGCGTCTGGCGGGCGGCTCTCGCTCTCAGCCTGATGATGGCTTTCTTCCCCCGCTCCTTGCGCGCCATGAAAGAACTGCGCCGGAGCATGCTCATGCGCGCGCCCCGGCTTCGCCTGCACAAACGTATGGCGCTCATGGGCCTCGCCCTGATCCGGGTTGTCAGTTCCCAGACCTGGGACATGACCCTTGCCATCGCCTCCCGCAACGTCTACCGCCCCGAGCCCTGGGAGTGGCCCAAGCATTCCTAG
- a CDS encoding putative Biotin--(acetyl-CoA-carboxylase) ligase (Evidence 3 : Function proposed based on presence of conserved amino acid motif, structural feature or limited homology; Product type pe : putative enzyme) → MLREESDTGGTGTSPRPSSPGEIFPPAVIPGWDSAFHAELDSTNLEAKRRIAAGHTGKFLLIAESQANGQCRHDRLWESPPGKGIWASFILPAAVPLAWLPQSALVLAVAVREGIYEATRVDLEAKWPNDLLGLRQKCCGLLVETALGTTGETAGKNAPAGVPARAVQLVLGVGINCNHGADDFPPYLQGVAASLSMLAGGKWFSRAAVLLAVARSIDRWFAVWQNQGFSRIRAAWLAHNCTLGETILLPEGYGHSQATAHDMDPSGALVALTDGGDRIRIDSGEILFPDGAGNARGARPSGEKTKKSALSP, encoded by the coding sequence ATGCTGCGCGAAGAGTCTGATACCGGGGGGACGGGTACGTCCCCCCGGCCTTCTTCCCCCGGCGAGATCTTCCCGCCCGCCGTTATTCCGGGATGGGACAGCGCGTTTCACGCCGAACTCGATTCCACCAACCTCGAAGCCAAACGCCGTATCGCGGCGGGGCACACCGGAAAATTTTTACTCATCGCGGAAAGCCAGGCAAACGGGCAATGCCGCCACGACAGGCTGTGGGAATCCCCGCCGGGAAAAGGCATATGGGCCAGTTTCATTCTGCCCGCCGCCGTTCCCCTTGCGTGGCTGCCCCAATCCGCGCTCGTTCTGGCGGTCGCCGTCCGCGAGGGCATATACGAAGCCACGCGCGTCGATCTGGAAGCGAAATGGCCCAACGATCTTTTGGGGCTCCGGCAAAAATGCTGCGGCCTGCTGGTGGAAACCGCCCTGGGAACCACCGGGGAAACGGCGGGAAAAAACGCGCCGGCGGGCGTTCCGGCGCGGGCTGTCCAACTCGTTCTGGGCGTCGGTATCAACTGCAACCATGGCGCGGATGATTTCCCGCCGTATCTGCAAGGGGTTGCCGCGTCCCTCTCCATGCTCGCCGGGGGAAAATGGTTCTCCCGCGCGGCCGTGCTCCTGGCCGTTGCCCGGAGTATCGACCGCTGGTTCGCCGTCTGGCAAAATCAGGGGTTTTCACGGATACGCGCGGCCTGGCTCGCCCATAACTGCACCCTCGGCGAAACGATCCTGCTGCCCGAAGGCTACGGGCATTCCCAAGCGACCGCCCATGACATGGACCCCTCCGGCGCCCTGGTGGCGCTGACGGACGGCGGCGACCGTATCCGCATCGACTCCGGCGAAATTCTGTTTCCGGACGGCGCCGGAAATGCCCGTGGCGCGCGCCCTTCCGGCGAAAAGACAAAAAAGAGCGCACTTTCCCCCTGA
- a CDS encoding ABC transporter, ATPase subunit yields MIVTASSLFFRHPGAEDDTLKDVTFSIREGELLCLLGVNGSGKSTLLALLAGLFSQRAGELSVAGNELPREAFKLRGRIALVPQDPDVYILGSLVEEDLLLALDRDDTAGRERALGFARIFGLEHALNQPVHTLSHGQKRKLCLASALAARPEILLLDEPFAGLDHPSSMAMREALARNKAAKLTQVVVGHDLDLMADLADSFMLMHSGEVVAAGNKETVFPRLLAAGVRPPCSWFTGGGPAWL; encoded by the coding sequence ATGATCGTCACCGCAAGCTCCCTGTTTTTCCGCCACCCCGGCGCGGAAGACGATACGCTGAAAGACGTCACCTTCTCCATCCGGGAAGGGGAACTGCTGTGCCTGCTCGGGGTGAACGGCAGCGGCAAATCCACCTTGCTCGCCCTGCTCGCGGGGTTGTTTTCGCAGCGCGCGGGAGAACTCTCCGTGGCCGGGAACGAACTGCCGCGCGAGGCATTCAAGCTGCGCGGCAGAATAGCGCTGGTCCCGCAGGACCCGGACGTCTATATCCTGGGTTCCCTGGTGGAGGAAGACCTCCTGCTCGCCCTTGACCGCGACGATACCGCCGGGAGAGAGCGGGCGCTGGGCTTTGCCCGTATTTTCGGCCTGGAACACGCCTTGAACCAGCCGGTGCATACCCTTTCGCACGGGCAGAAACGCAAGCTCTGCCTGGCCTCCGCCCTGGCCGCGCGGCCGGAAATTCTCCTGCTCGACGAGCCTTTCGCGGGGCTCGACCACCCTTCCTCCATGGCCATGCGCGAGGCCCTCGCCCGGAACAAGGCCGCGAAGCTGACCCAGGTGGTGGTGGGGCACGACCTGGACCTCATGGCGGACCTTGCGGATTCTTTCATGTTAATGCACAGTGGCGAGGTTGTCGCCGCCGGGAACAAGGAAACCGTCTTCCCCCGCCTGCTGGCGGCGGGGGTGCGCCCGCCCTGCTCCTGGTTCACGGGCGGGGGCCCGGCATGGCTGTAA
- a CDS encoding exported hypothetical protein (Evidence 5 : No homology to any previously reported sequences) produces MVFGLRRRLRRRKILTDFVWLLLQVTTRPRPSFAGWRVPLPG; encoded by the coding sequence GTGGTTTTCGGCTTGCGCCGCCGCCTGCGGCGGCGCAAAATCCTGACGGATTTTGTGTGGTTACTTTTGCAAGTAACCACTAGACCGCGTCCGAGCTTCGCGGGCTGGCGCGTCCCTTTACCGGGATAA
- a CDS encoding Biotin/lipoyl attachment domain-containing protein gives MEVKARMPGKVDEVKVKVGDAVKKGDILFVVEAMKMKTPVPCPQDGAVKELKVEAGSRLSAGEVMAVIE, from the coding sequence ATGGAAGTGAAAGCAAGAATGCCCGGCAAAGTGGATGAAGTGAAAGTCAAAGTCGGCGATGCGGTGAAAAAGGGCGATATCCTTTTCGTCGTGGAAGCCATGAAAATGAAGACTCCGGTTCCCTGCCCCCAGGATGGAGCCGTTAAGGAACTGAAAGTAGAAGCCGGCTCCCGCCTTTCCGCCGGCGAAGTCATGGCCGTCATCGAGTAG